A single region of the Lysinibacillus sp. B2A1 genome encodes:
- the argH gene encoding argininosuccinate lyase has protein sequence MFEDFRNKTQQEDGMIFPSNIYRKIVLQPAYDEAKKNFLTIMLQINIAHLKMLEEQGLIKNEEAKQIGVALKKLDLNYYRLEDYSPRYEDLFFRIENKLIELAGDVAGNLHIGRSRNDMGIAIYRMTLRKKLLLLMRELLTLRDDLIAAAEEHVDTIMIGYTHTQQAQPTTFAHYLKAVIDQLDRDFERLQHVYKTVNRSSMGAAALTTTGFNISRERMRDLLAFDDIIENAWDAVAGADYIAEAASIVQLAALNLGRTSQDFLLWATQEFNAFTLASPYVQISSIMPQKRNPVSIEHTRSLLSAVVGDASTVLQMVHNTPFGDIVDTEDDMQPYLWRAIDRLLGIYKLFGSLVVTMNVNKKKLKNRAENSFANVTELADTLVRSEGISFRQSHSIVSKCIKVLLAHGEESLVSLTWGLANTQSKLITGKPLKISEEDFYNTLKPETFVGVRTLPGGPAPETMKAALEKSKVKAKNLYDWIHVKETNIIEAEKQLAVILEGWNQ, from the coding sequence ATGTTTGAAGATTTCCGCAACAAAACACAGCAAGAAGATGGGATGATTTTCCCTTCTAATATTTATCGCAAAATTGTCTTACAACCGGCCTATGATGAAGCAAAGAAAAACTTTTTAACAATCATGCTACAAATTAATATTGCGCACTTGAAAATGCTGGAAGAACAAGGACTCATAAAAAATGAAGAAGCAAAACAGATTGGCGTCGCACTTAAAAAGCTAGATTTAAACTATTATCGTTTAGAGGATTACAGCCCAAGATATGAGGATTTATTCTTCCGTATCGAAAATAAATTAATAGAACTGGCTGGGGATGTTGCCGGAAATCTTCACATTGGCAGAAGTCGTAATGACATGGGCATTGCCATTTATCGCATGACATTAAGAAAAAAATTATTATTGCTTATGCGCGAATTATTGACATTACGTGATGATTTAATCGCGGCTGCAGAGGAGCATGTCGATACTATTATGATTGGCTATACACATACTCAACAGGCACAGCCAACAACCTTTGCACATTATTTAAAGGCTGTTATCGATCAACTAGACCGAGATTTCGAGCGTTTGCAGCATGTCTACAAAACAGTTAACCGCAGTAGTATGGGGGCAGCAGCACTAACAACGACAGGCTTCAACATTAGTCGAGAGCGCATGCGTGATTTATTGGCATTCGATGATATTATCGAAAATGCTTGGGATGCTGTTGCAGGTGCAGATTATATTGCTGAGGCAGCAAGCATTGTTCAGCTTGCAGCACTTAATCTTGGTCGCACATCGCAGGATTTTTTACTATGGGCAACTCAGGAATTTAATGCCTTTACACTAGCAAGCCCGTATGTACAAATTAGCTCCATCATGCCACAAAAACGTAATCCAGTTTCAATCGAGCATACACGTTCATTGCTCTCAGCGGTTGTTGGGGATGCTAGTACAGTATTACAAATGGTACATAATACACCGTTTGGAGATATCGTAGACACAGAAGATGATATGCAGCCCTATTTGTGGCGTGCTATTGATCGTTTACTAGGTATTTACAAACTTTTTGGTTCACTTGTTGTGACAATGAATGTGAACAAGAAAAAATTAAAAAATCGAGCAGAAAATAGCTTTGCTAACGTAACTGAGCTTGCTGATACCTTAGTACGGTCAGAGGGGATATCCTTCCGTCAGTCACACAGTATTGTCAGCAAATGCATAAAAGTACTACTTGCTCACGGTGAGGAATCTTTAGTAAGCCTTACATGGGGATTAGCAAATACACAATCTAAGTTAATTACAGGTAAACCGTTAAAGATTTCTGAAGAGGATTTTTATAACACTTTAAAACCTGAAACTTTTGTAGGTGTTCGTACATTGCCTGGTGGCCCAGCGCCAGAAACGATGAAGGCAGCGCTTGAAAAATCTAAGGTAAAGGCTAAAAATCTTTATGACTGGATTCATGTAAAGGAAACAAACATCATTGAAGCAGAAAAGCAATTGGCTGTAATTTTAGAGGGCTGGAATCAATGA
- a CDS encoding spermidine/putrescine ABC transporter ATP-binding protein, whose translation MRSVKIENVSKQFGQVHGVKNLSLDIKAGEFFTFLGPSGCGKTTTLRMIAGFYYPTTGKILLDNQDVTRLQPNKRNIGMVFQNYALFPHMTVDENIAFGLQVRRLTKSEIKRKVDRIRGLVRLEPYGTRKINELSGGQQQRVALARALVIEPDILLLDEPLSNLDAKLREETRLEIKRIQSELGVTTIYVTHDQMEAMAMSDRIMVMENGYIKQIGTPQEVYHRPLSRFVADFIGETNLIEATIDAIDDEHIQAKTENGLILTGRRYQSSLTLSHMIGDKVFISIRPESINLDTGDNTLTGKISFVEFTGISVNYIVDFHEFSLKVMIVNSSDSLKKIGEDITLNIPYDALYFLGE comes from the coding sequence TTGAGAAGTGTCAAAATAGAGAATGTCTCTAAGCAATTTGGTCAGGTGCATGGTGTAAAAAATTTAAGTCTTGATATTAAAGCTGGTGAGTTTTTTACATTTCTCGGTCCAAGCGGCTGTGGTAAAACAACCACCTTGAGAATGATTGCCGGCTTCTATTACCCAACAACGGGGAAAATTCTACTTGATAATCAGGATGTGACTCGGCTTCAGCCCAATAAACGGAATATCGGTATGGTGTTTCAAAACTATGCCCTTTTTCCCCATATGACGGTTGATGAAAATATAGCCTTTGGTTTACAGGTTAGAAGGCTTACCAAAAGCGAAATTAAACGAAAGGTTGATCGAATTCGAGGACTTGTACGTCTAGAGCCATATGGTACTCGAAAAATCAATGAGCTTTCAGGCGGGCAGCAACAAAGGGTCGCACTAGCAAGAGCACTTGTGATTGAGCCTGATATTTTATTACTTGATGAGCCTTTATCGAATTTAGATGCAAAATTGCGTGAGGAAACTAGACTTGAAATAAAACGAATTCAAAGTGAGCTTGGTGTTACAACTATTTATGTGACGCATGATCAAATGGAAGCCATGGCCATGTCTGATCGCATTATGGTGATGGAAAATGGCTATATCAAGCAGATTGGTACCCCTCAGGAAGTTTATCATCGTCCTTTAAGTCGCTTCGTTGCAGATTTTATCGGGGAAACAAACTTAATCGAAGCAACTATTGATGCAATTGATGACGAGCATATACAAGCAAAAACAGAAAATGGACTTATTCTCACTGGGCGAAGGTACCAAAGCTCTCTAACTTTATCGCATATGATTGGAGACAAAGTATTTATCTCTATTCGTCCAGAATCGATTAATCTTGATACAGGTGATAATACATTGACTGGTAAAATTTCTTTTGTTGAATTTACTGGAATTAGCGTGAATTATATTGTCGATTTTCATGAATTTTCGCTAAAAGTAATGATTGTTAATTCAAGCGATTCATTAAAAAAGATTGGTGAGGATATTACGTTAAATATTCCATATGATGCATTGTATTTTTTAGGAGAATAG
- a CDS encoding iron ABC transporter substrate-binding protein, which translates to MKKSRIFGFFLVLMLIVLAACSSDNNKNSTNDDKTSNPEKADVETSPSGKLVIYTGRDEEMVQKVIDQFNEKYPDIEVEFLTMGAQQILERLRGEKANPQADFWWGGTQSALIVGANEDLLHAWKPSFIDSIDTAHKDSEGRWFGEMLLPEVIMINSDVLTKESGPQDWDDLLDPKWQDKILIRGVLASGTMRTIYSSMIVRQGADSPDKGYDWLLQLDANTKEYTQDPNALYLKLTRQEGSVSLWNLQDILLKKYTTDYPFDYIYPKSGAPILVDGVAIVNNAKNLENAKLFVEFLFEKGMVTQLANDYYQIPTRSDIDKATMPEWYQELDLKTFDIDWQLMSEKEAEWMEYWDNNIKGRGK; encoded by the coding sequence ATGAAAAAATCGCGTATTTTCGGTTTTTTCCTTGTGCTGATGCTCATTGTCCTAGCTGCATGTAGTAGTGATAACAACAAAAATTCTACAAATGATGACAAAACGTCAAATCCTGAAAAAGCTGATGTAGAAACTTCACCATCAGGCAAGCTTGTTATTTACACTGGTCGTGATGAAGAGATGGTACAGAAGGTAATCGATCAATTTAATGAAAAGTATCCAGACATTGAGGTAGAGTTTTTGACAATGGGGGCTCAGCAAATTTTAGAGCGTCTACGTGGTGAGAAGGCAAACCCACAGGCTGATTTCTGGTGGGGCGGTACACAATCAGCACTTATTGTTGGGGCCAATGAGGATTTACTTCATGCATGGAAGCCTAGTTTTATCGATTCCATCGATACTGCTCATAAAGATTCAGAAGGACGTTGGTTTGGTGAAATGCTTCTACCCGAAGTAATTATGATTAACAGTGATGTATTAACGAAAGAATCTGGACCACAGGATTGGGATGATTTATTAGATCCTAAATGGCAGGATAAAATTTTAATTCGTGGTGTTTTAGCATCTGGAACAATGCGAACTATTTATTCCTCCATGATTGTACGTCAAGGTGCCGATTCCCCCGATAAGGGCTATGACTGGCTACTACAACTAGATGCCAACACAAAAGAATATACACAAGATCCAAATGCACTTTATTTAAAGCTTACTCGTCAGGAGGGCAGTGTTTCGTTATGGAATCTGCAAGATATTTTATTAAAAAAATATACGACGGATTATCCATTTGACTACATTTATCCAAAAAGTGGTGCACCGATTTTAGTAGATGGTGTAGCTATTGTCAACAATGCGAAAAACTTAGAAAATGCAAAGCTCTTCGTTGAATTTTTATTTGAAAAGGGTATGGTCACGCAACTGGCTAATGACTATTATCAAATTCCTACACGTTCTGATATCGATAAAGCAACGATGCCTGAATGGTATCAAGAGCTAGATTTAAAAACTTTTGATATTGATTGGCAGCTAATGTCAGAAAAAGAAGCTGAGTGGATGGAGTACTGGGATAATAATATTAAAGGACGAGGTAAATAA
- a CDS encoding S-layer protein codes for MWKKLAIIIIIVIFIDPIYTAGKAVVQQVMTWANNDEIETMLLSTKEKIVDVTAKLSENASIETAVPLEEEPEARVAVTAPAAQKPEAKLVVTNAKEMADAMYAYYSSFSPTFEIQYKGSTQRIEQIVEEAYDNAIKRDDYVYGHISKHSIRFEYGRKTATIYGNQSYLMTPDQAAYVETNIQDIVASIQKSSLNDLEKVRAVNDFIVANTAYTDQTSSSPHSAYTVLAEHGGVCQGYALLAHSMLQKLGIETKYIVGYVGQEGHAWNLVKLDGQWYHLDTTWNDPVPDRKGAVRYQYFLADDRTMAKDHTWVAEDYPKATSTIYNYFHNIDFPAQVGQQIFYSNVTDDNKLYMLDLKSGKLKLISNSRAQYIVYADGWLYFSNYSHGAYLTKIRPDGSGEQVLNREDTKDLFVKDGYLYFKTDGLKKMAL; via the coding sequence TTGTGGAAAAAATTAGCCATTATCATAATAATCGTTATATTTATTGACCCAATTTATACGGCTGGAAAGGCAGTTGTCCAACAAGTAATGACTTGGGCAAATAATGATGAAATTGAAACAATGCTGCTCTCAACAAAGGAAAAAATCGTAGATGTCACTGCCAAATTGTCAGAGAATGCCTCCATTGAAACAGCCGTACCTCTAGAAGAGGAACCAGAAGCTAGGGTTGCTGTCACAGCTCCTGCTGCTCAAAAGCCTGAAGCAAAATTAGTTGTAACAAATGCAAAGGAAATGGCTGATGCAATGTATGCTTACTACAGTAGTTTTTCACCAACCTTTGAGATTCAATATAAAGGGAGTACACAACGCATTGAACAGATTGTGGAAGAAGCCTATGACAATGCTATAAAGCGAGACGATTATGTATATGGACATATTAGCAAACATTCAATCCGTTTTGAATATGGCAGAAAAACGGCAACAATTTATGGGAATCAAAGCTATTTGATGACGCCAGATCAAGCCGCATATGTAGAAACAAATATTCAAGACATAGTCGCTTCTATTCAGAAAAGTTCTTTAAATGATTTAGAGAAGGTAAGGGCTGTCAATGATTTTATCGTTGCTAACACAGCTTATACCGATCAAACATCTTCAAGCCCACATAGCGCTTATACTGTACTGGCTGAGCATGGTGGTGTTTGTCAGGGATATGCATTGTTAGCACATTCAATGCTACAAAAACTAGGTATAGAAACGAAATATATAGTGGGCTATGTTGGACAGGAAGGACATGCTTGGAACTTAGTCAAGCTTGATGGTCAATGGTATCACCTTGATACAACGTGGAATGACCCAGTCCCTGATCGTAAAGGGGCGGTACGCTATCAATACTTTTTAGCGGATGATCGAACGATGGCAAAAGATCATACATGGGTCGCAGAGGACTATCCGAAAGCGACGAGCACCATATATAACTATTTTCATAATATAGACTTTCCAGCTCAGGTAGGACAGCAAATTTTTTATAGTAATGTTACTGATGATAATAAACTATATATGCTGGATTTGAAATCAGGAAAGTTAAAGCTCATTTCAAACTCTCGAGCACAATATATTGTGTATGCAGATGGCTGGCTCTATTTTAGCAATTATTCACATGGTGCATATTTAACAAAAATTCGTCCTGACGGAAGTGGAGAACAAGTTTTAAATAGAGAGGATACGAAGGATTTATTTGTAAAAGACGGCTATTTATATTTTAAGACAGATGGATTGAAAAAAATGGCGCTCTAA
- a CDS encoding iron ABC transporter permease, which yields MNKTPINSPKENIWSRITYSNWFVYILISPIFLVLFAYVVYPFYQTFLQSFSGDDPFFSYKKFFDLASPANLEALWTSLYISVISVISCAIVGVTMAFFLERYDFPGRRLLSILVLVPMALPPLVGVLSFTFLYGESGIFPRALQHLFGLDQVPFSLKGIWGVIVVHTFTMYTYFYLTASAAIKGLDPALEEAATSLGAGRIRIWTKVILPMLTPSIVASSLLVFMISMASYTAPLMFGVERTMTMQIYLSRTNGNLDMAATQSMILSFVSISFLLLMRWYQNRRNYQNLSKGVSIHRSEVSSKWMKIAAATASFIGTLILILPILVLVLISFSVDGAWKTQILPTEFTLSHYVALFTDERTWRPIWNSIQMGIVATIGNIIFGVAAAYSMVRLNFKGKTLLDILIMVPWALPGTVVAVNLIAAFSTENVFAFNQVLIGTFWILPLAYFIRHLPLVFRSTSASLVQLDQSIDEASRGLGATWWYTFRRIVVPLTFTGILAGTLLALVQSIGEFVASILIYSTSTIPLSVAIFQKLYSFKFGTACAYGVLQICLILIVLIISEKLSKGSAGSAI from the coding sequence ATGAACAAAACACCCATCAACTCTCCTAAAGAAAATATATGGTCACGAATTACGTATTCTAATTGGTTTGTATACATCCTCATTTCGCCAATATTTTTAGTATTGTTTGCCTATGTGGTTTATCCCTTCTATCAAACTTTTTTACAGAGTTTTTCAGGCGATGATCCATTTTTCTCCTATAAAAAATTTTTTGATCTAGCTAGTCCCGCCAATTTAGAAGCATTATGGACTAGTTTATATATTTCAGTCATTAGTGTTATAAGCTGTGCAATTGTCGGTGTGACAATGGCATTCTTTCTAGAACGTTATGATTTCCCAGGAAGACGACTGCTATCAATTTTAGTATTAGTACCTATGGCTCTTCCACCGTTAGTAGGTGTGTTGTCCTTTACATTTTTATATGGGGAAAGCGGTATCTTCCCACGCGCCCTCCAGCATTTATTTGGATTGGATCAGGTACCCTTTTCGTTAAAAGGAATTTGGGGAGTTATCGTAGTCCATACATTCACGATGTATACCTATTTCTACCTGACTGCCTCTGCGGCTATAAAGGGGCTGGATCCAGCTTTAGAGGAAGCAGCAACGAGTCTTGGCGCTGGACGTATCCGCATATGGACAAAGGTTATATTGCCTATGTTGACCCCCTCAATAGTGGCATCTTCATTATTAGTATTTATGATATCTATGGCATCCTACACGGCACCATTAATGTTTGGTGTAGAGCGTACAATGACAATGCAAATTTATTTATCTAGAACCAATGGTAATTTGGATATGGCGGCGACACAATCTATGATTCTATCCTTTGTGTCCATCTCTTTTCTGTTGCTGATGCGTTGGTATCAAAATCGCCGTAACTATCAAAATCTAAGCAAAGGCGTCAGTATCCATCGATCAGAAGTATCATCAAAGTGGATGAAAATAGCTGCTGCTACTGCATCATTCATCGGCACCTTAATTTTGATTTTACCCATATTAGTGCTAGTATTGATTTCATTTTCTGTGGATGGTGCATGGAAAACGCAAATTCTCCCAACAGAATTCACATTGAGTCATTATGTAGCACTGTTTACAGATGAACGCACATGGCGGCCAATTTGGAATTCCATACAAATGGGTATTGTTGCGACGATCGGTAATATAATTTTCGGGGTTGCAGCCGCCTATTCTATGGTACGATTAAACTTTAAAGGTAAAACATTACTTGATATATTAATTATGGTACCATGGGCATTACCAGGCACAGTTGTAGCTGTTAATTTAATTGCAGCTTTTAGTACCGAAAACGTCTTTGCTTTTAATCAGGTGCTTATTGGGACATTCTGGATCTTGCCATTAGCTTACTTTATTAGACATTTACCACTCGTCTTTCGCTCGACATCCGCTTCACTTGTGCAATTAGATCAGTCTATCGATGAAGCATCACGAGGCTTAGGTGCCACTTGGTGGTATACGTTTAGACGTATCGTAGTACCGCTTACCTTTACTGGAATTCTTGCAGGTACATTATTAGCACTTGTCCAAAGCATTGGTGAGTTTGTAGCATCCATTCTTATTTATAGTACATCTACTATTCCACTGTCCGTCGCTATATTCCAAAAACTATATTCATTTAAATTTGGAACTGCATGTGCATATGGTGTTTTACAAATCTGCTTAATTTTAATTGTACTGATTATTTCTGAGAAGTTATCTAAGGGCAGTGCTGGCTCGGCCATCTAA
- a CDS encoding dolichyl-phosphate mannose synthase, translating to MKNIAAIIPAFNPQSSLITYVHQLLTTTISQVIIVNDGSDDKYTNIFEELKSINCCRVLEHEKNIGKGGALKTAFSYIWSQKNLFQGVITVGAHNQHTVQDVKLVLTMTKVFSEGIVLGVRNFHSSDGTLLSYWGNRATSLFFELLYHRKLMDTQTGLRYISIKELPWLLRVKGARYEYDTNMLVAALKRKCPIFEVEIGQLRIKKNTIIQYDELTNAGTIITKMLMNYLKPRENNQ from the coding sequence ATGAAAAATATTGCAGCCATTATTCCAGCATTTAATCCACAATCTTCATTAATAACATATGTGCATCAGCTTTTAACAACAACGATTTCACAAGTTATTATCGTTAATGATGGTAGCGATGATAAATATACAAATATTTTCGAAGAGTTGAAGAGCATTAATTGCTGTCGAGTGTTAGAACATGAGAAAAATATTGGAAAGGGCGGCGCACTTAAAACAGCATTTTCTTATATATGGTCGCAAAAAAATCTGTTTCAAGGTGTAATTACAGTTGGTGCCCACAATCAACATACAGTGCAAGATGTAAAATTGGTGTTAACGATGACAAAGGTATTTTCTGAAGGAATTGTGCTAGGGGTACGTAATTTTCATTCATCGGACGGCACCCTCTTATCCTACTGGGGAAATCGTGCAACAAGCTTGTTTTTCGAGCTTCTCTACCATAGAAAGCTAATGGATACTCAAACTGGCCTAAGGTATATCTCTATAAAAGAGCTTCCATGGCTGCTACGTGTAAAGGGAGCACGTTATGAGTATGATACAAATATGCTAGTTGCAGCGCTTAAAAGAAAATGTCCAATTTTTGAGGTAGAGATTGGGCAGTTACGTATAAAGAAAAACACAATTATACAATATGATGAGCTAACCAATGCAGGGACAATTATTACTAAAATGCTTATGAATTATTTAAAACCAAGGGAGAATAATCAATAA
- a CDS encoding suppressor of lin-12 (Sel-1L) encodes MKEVRTIVRQKEILQDQCKKVRALSFLKLAENLQNANAFAISKPALSLHKSLLVLEEILYEIYKLEMHAEPRLKSIHSLLNHRNFVAKIHPRRIYLLMNLVNKMASSQSNEIVEAKAAKIVLDYISDIVEWFIKRYDRSFKAKLPSTGSSFEDLTSIVNANILHQNQQSTEAYKNSAGWFEMAAKQGNPSAQYNLGVLYNHGRGVKKDYTLARKWYERAAAQKDANALYSLGVLYHLGQGVSQDYEKAAYYYNEAANLGNADAQYNLGVLFTQGLGVSVDFFEAAKWYITAANQGNTSAQNNLGFLYHNGTGVEQSYEEAMTYFEMAALAGDASAQYNLGYMYLKGRGITQNFEEAARWFHLAALQDHTNAEFQLAMLYNTGQGIAQDQVEAIKWFKLAAHSGHTNAQYCLGLLYQKEKDMALAEKWLQLAASHGHISAGFELGCMYVYSLEQPDKALPYFKKAAEKGYADAQYELGLLYVNGSGVAVNYNEAVKWWRAATDQSHINAEYQLGLLYEQGLGIAQDLEEARRCYRLAAIQGHSGAQYQLGNLFDKGKGVKQDYTEAAKWIEQAAAQGHAKARYQLAQMHSHGQGVPKDFTKAAQLYRLAAYQGHHKAQFQLGMLYKKGQGVAQDYNEATKWLKMSLENIKE; translated from the coding sequence ATGAAAGAGGTGAGGACAATCGTCAGGCAAAAGGAAATCCTACAAGATCAATGTAAGAAAGTAAGAGCATTATCCTTCCTAAAATTAGCTGAAAATTTACAGAACGCAAATGCATTTGCTATTTCGAAGCCAGCTCTATCTCTACATAAATCACTACTTGTATTAGAGGAAATTTTATATGAAATTTATAAGTTAGAAATGCACGCAGAGCCGAGGCTGAAAAGCATCCATTCTTTACTTAATCATCGTAATTTTGTCGCTAAAATACATCCGCGCCGTATTTATTTATTAATGAACCTTGTAAATAAAATGGCTTCCAGTCAAAGCAATGAGATTGTCGAGGCAAAGGCTGCAAAAATTGTGCTTGATTATATAAGTGATATTGTAGAGTGGTTTATTAAACGCTACGACCGAAGCTTCAAAGCCAAATTACCAAGTACAGGCTCTAGCTTTGAAGATTTAACATCCATTGTTAACGCCAATATACTACATCAAAATCAACAGTCAACAGAGGCCTATAAAAATTCAGCAGGCTGGTTTGAGATGGCAGCAAAACAGGGAAATCCAAGTGCCCAATATAATTTAGGAGTGCTTTATAATCACGGACGCGGAGTAAAAAAAGATTATACTCTAGCAAGAAAATGGTATGAGAGAGCAGCGGCGCAAAAAGATGCAAATGCTTTATACAGTTTAGGGGTACTTTATCATTTAGGACAGGGTGTCTCACAGGATTATGAGAAAGCAGCTTACTACTATAATGAGGCTGCAAATTTAGGAAATGCAGATGCTCAGTATAATTTAGGCGTGCTTTTTACTCAAGGACTAGGTGTATCTGTAGATTTTTTTGAGGCCGCAAAATGGTATATTACTGCAGCCAATCAAGGCAATACGAGCGCTCAAAATAATCTTGGATTTCTATATCATAATGGAACTGGTGTAGAGCAAAGCTATGAAGAAGCTATGACTTATTTTGAAATGGCCGCCTTAGCAGGTGATGCAAGTGCCCAGTATAATCTCGGCTATATGTATCTAAAAGGTCGTGGTATCACACAAAATTTCGAAGAGGCTGCTAGATGGTTCCACCTGGCAGCACTCCAAGACCATACCAATGCAGAGTTCCAATTAGCAATGCTCTATAACACCGGTCAAGGTATCGCTCAGGACCAAGTAGAGGCTATTAAGTGGTTTAAACTTGCGGCACATAGTGGACATACAAATGCTCAATATTGTCTCGGTCTGTTATATCAAAAGGAAAAAGATATGGCATTAGCCGAAAAATGGTTGCAGCTTGCTGCTAGCCATGGACATATAAGTGCAGGTTTTGAGCTTGGATGTATGTATGTATACTCGCTTGAGCAGCCTGACAAAGCGTTACCTTATTTTAAAAAAGCCGCAGAAAAGGGCTATGCTGATGCCCAGTATGAGCTTGGATTATTATATGTGAATGGATCTGGCGTCGCAGTAAATTATAATGAGGCAGTGAAATGGTGGAGAGCAGCGACAGATCAATCCCATATTAATGCAGAGTACCAATTAGGATTATTGTATGAACAGGGCTTAGGAATTGCACAAGATTTAGAGGAGGCGCGGCGTTGCTATCGTCTAGCAGCCATTCAAGGGCATTCAGGTGCCCAATACCAGCTTGGAAATTTATTTGATAAGGGAAAAGGGGTCAAACAGGATTATACTGAGGCAGCAAAATGGATTGAACAGGCTGCGGCACAAGGTCATGCCAAAGCACGATATCAATTAGCTCAAATGCATAGTCATGGGCAAGGTGTCCCTAAGGATTTTACTAAGGCCGCTCAACTGTATCGCCTGGCTGCTTATCAAGGTCATCATAAGGCCCAATTCCAGCTAGGTATGTTGTATAAAAAGGGGCAGGGTGTTGCTCAAGATTATAATGAAGCAACAAAATGGCTAAAGATGTCTCTCGAGAATATAAAAGAATAA
- a CDS encoding protease encodes MKKWLISGAALLMLSPTAAFAQKTDTHPENTSPMIAYNVVANSKVTTWDQFTAEIVKQLNNFAPEIKITYSGPMTNFKDKFMEAYEKAQKQAVYASGHLESTAISADSAGNVTFKIKYFTNQTHEVAVQKKIDQVLKTIIKPSMTEFEKVKAINDYIVSNSEYGTNTKASPHSAYALLMEGQAVCQGYTLTAYKMLEQVGIESKYVVGYVNGNEDHAWNLVKLNGKWYHLDTTWNDPLPNRVGVSSYDYFLVTDAQLKKDHTWITSDYPAATSTTYSYMQNIHYAYQDKNTLYFSNTADNDKLYKLDLASGKKTKIIDKRALYITGADNFLYFSDYSNSGYLTKLNLKTLKMEVLVKQSVSDLRISDSHLVYNMNKKEQKLKIN; translated from the coding sequence ATGAAGAAATGGTTGATAAGTGGAGCGGCTTTATTGATGTTAAGTCCAACAGCAGCCTTTGCTCAAAAAACAGATACTCATCCAGAGAATACTTCCCCAATGATTGCTTATAATGTAGTAGCTAACTCTAAAGTAACGACTTGGGATCAATTCACAGCAGAAATCGTCAAGCAATTAAATAATTTCGCACCAGAAATTAAAATTACATATAGTGGTCCAATGACTAATTTTAAAGATAAATTTATGGAAGCCTATGAAAAGGCACAGAAGCAAGCCGTCTATGCGAGTGGTCATTTGGAAAGTACTGCTATATCTGCGGATTCAGCTGGCAATGTGACATTTAAAATCAAATATTTCACAAACCAAACACATGAAGTGGCTGTACAAAAGAAGATTGATCAAGTATTAAAAACAATTATTAAGCCTTCTATGACAGAGTTTGAAAAAGTAAAGGCAATTAATGATTATATTGTGTCAAATAGCGAGTATGGTACTAATACAAAGGCTAGTCCTCATAGTGCATATGCGCTGTTAATGGAAGGGCAGGCTGTATGTCAAGGTTATACGTTAACAGCTTATAAAATGTTGGAACAAGTAGGAATCGAATCAAAGTATGTTGTTGGCTATGTTAACGGCAATGAGGACCATGCATGGAACTTAGTGAAGTTGAATGGCAAATGGTATCATTTAGATACAACTTGGAATGATCCATTACCGAATCGAGTAGGTGTTTCTTCATATGATTATTTTTTAGTAACAGATGCACAACTTAAAAAAGATCATACTTGGATAACATCAGATTATCCTGCCGCAACAAGTACAACATATAGCTATATGCAAAATATTCATTATGCCTATCAAGATAAGAACACTTTATACTTTAGCAACACAGCAGATAATGATAAATTGTATAAGCTTGATTTAGCAAGTGGTAAAAAGACTAAAATTATTGATAAGCGTGCTCTCTATATTACTGGTGCCGATAACTTTTTGTACTTCAGTGACTACAGCAATAGCGGCTATTTAACAAAACTAAATCTTAAGACATTAAAAATGGAAGTGCTTGTAAAGCAATCTGTTTCAGATTTAAGAATTAGTGATAGTCATTTAGTTTACAATATGAATAAGAAAGAACAAAAACTTAAAATTAACTAG
- a CDS encoding metal-sensitive transcriptional regulator yields MEYSDQVKNRVKRMEGQLRGILKMMEEEKDCKAVITQLSAVRSAVDRTVGVIVSTNLLECVQNAEGDGEKMNEAIQEAVNLVVKSR; encoded by the coding sequence ATGGAGTATTCAGATCAAGTAAAAAACCGTGTTAAACGTATGGAAGGCCAGCTACGTGGTATTTTGAAAATGATGGAGGAAGAAAAGGATTGTAAGGCAGTTATTACCCAATTGTCCGCAGTACGTTCAGCAGTAGATCGTACGGTTGGAGTGATTGTAAGTACAAATCTTTTAGAATGTGTACAAAATGCTGAAGGGGATGGCGAGAAAATGAATGAAGCTATTCAAGAAGCAGTTAATTTAGTTGTAAAGAGTCGTTAA